The Fusarium musae strain F31 chromosome 10, whole genome shotgun sequence DNA window TCTCAGACGAATCTCTTTGAGGGTAGTGCATTGCAGATTGAGACCAAACCCATTAGCAATGGGCTTGAGGTTGGCCGGTATCTGTGTTGCTGTTTCGTAGCCTGGAAAGTTGTAGGGAATGACAGCAGCTCCTTCATTCGTGTTTGTTCCAATCAAAAGGGGAATATTTGCTGGGAACTTGGATGACCCTGCAGTGATTCTTTCGGTGTAGTTGGTGAAAGCAGTGACATTGTCGGGAATAAGTGAGAAGCTGAGGCCATCATCAGCAGCACCTCCTTGGCCGAGTTCTGCTTGGAGATactccttgagcttgcgcTCGGGAACGTGTCTCATACACTGTAGCTCTTTTTGCGGTGACAGGTCGCCGCATCCCAGGTGCTTCGCGGCGATAGAAAAGGTAATGTGATTTCTGGCATCACCTAGACTTCCCTCAATTGCCAGGGCATTCCCAGAATCAGCTATGACGCCCTTGACAATCGGGTCGCGAGGCCAGGCTAACAGATAGCCATCTGTAGCATATGCACCTGCGCTTTCACCCCACAGCGTGATGCGGTTAGGATCACCGCCAAATCGGGCAATATTATCTCGTACCCATTCGACAGCGAGACGTTGGTCAAGCAGCGCCAGATTCAGgttctttccttcttctgctaATGCAGCAGCATTGGGTAAGCCGAGGATATTGAGTCGGTATTGGATCTGTACAACAATGTGTTTCTGACTTCGCTGAACCCAAGGCTGGGAAAGCTGATATGGCACGTTGGTGCCTCCAATCATATAACCACCTCCATGAACCCAGATCACGACAGGTAGCCGTTCATCTTTCGCGCCTTTGCTTTCGGCGATAGAGTTCTTCGGTGCGAATAAAGAGAGTCTTAGACAATCTTCAGTGGTGTTCGCGTAGTCTCCACGCTGTAAGTTG harbors:
- a CDS encoding hypothetical protein (MEROPS:MER0078925), giving the protein MMHLSPFILAALPVLARALPSSSYGDKPLTVNTSSGIFAPFFEPSYPNVAAFLDIPFAETPVGDLRFSPPVAKKHSGDEVFQATKLPRGCIQYVPLFLRGTVADSLVSAANLQRGDYANTTEDCLRLSLFAPKNSIAESKGAKDERLPVVIWVHGGGYMIGGTNVPYQLSQPWVQRSQKHIVVQIQYRLNILGLPNAAALAEEGKNLNLALLDQRLAVEWVRDNIARFGGDPNRITLWGESAGAYATDGYLLAWPRDPIVKGVIADSGNALAIEGSLGDARNHITFSIAAKHLGCGDLSPQKELQCMRHVPERKLKEYLQAELGQGGAADDGLSFSLIPDNVTAFTNYTERITAGSSKFPANIPLLIGTNTNEGAAVIPYNFPGYETATQIPANLKPIANGFGLNLQCTTLKEIRLRSEAGARTFQYLYAGNFTNISPLPWLGAYHTAELPLIFGTHSTEGPSTKFERKVSERMQDLYLRFTSDPVHGLERDGWPAAQAQLGRSKLVEWAGNGKVQQTVGAKKLIDECTKNGFAV